The following is a genomic window from Candidatus Omnitrophota bacterium.
TTTTATTAGGATTGCCTCCCTCATTTTTTCCAATTATTTCTTATTTGTCTGCCATTAAAGACAAAATAATAAATATCATGCCAGCCTTTTTTGAGAATTTTTTTGAAATAACGAGGGGTGACACTATCAGAATTACTATCGATTTCATCAACTACTTTATCCCATTCTAATTCTTTGTTACAAACTGGGCATCGTGGGATTGCATCTATTGTAAATTTTCCACCACAGGAACATGGCTGTAAACCCTTGGAGATCGCTATCTTCATTTTCTTGATATTTTCTTCAAATATAGCTAAGTCTTGTTTTCTATGTGTATTATACTTTCTCCCTAAAATATATTTTTCATAGAATCTACCCTTGGACATTTCTTCGCTATATGTATCTACGGTAGCCACTATCCCACATTGGTCACAATAAAAGAATATCTCGTCGCCAAAACCAGCGTGAGCAAATTCAAAATTAAAAGACGAATTACAGTGATAACAATGCAATATTTTCTCTGGCATTTTTAGTTTGGATTAGGATAGGCATCTATAACTCTATTTTCTCCATGTATTTGGAATTGAGGGGCGCCTCCTCCTGTATTAGGCAATCTAAATACAGCATTATTCGGTGCTAACACATCAACAAACCACTCTCCAACACCGGCGCGTGGTTGACTTACAAACCTCCTAAACTCGGCTGGATTCAGTCTCATCGCCATTTTTCCTGTAGCTGGATCGATAGCATTGTGGAGCGTAACATAAGAATCAGGGTTCAATCCCCAAGGAGATTTTCTAATAAGCGCCGCTGATACCTTATCGGTCCCATGCAAATATCTCCCCCAACCATACCTCTTTGTGCTGCGCGCTGTTGAAGCAGTTGCCTCTGCTGCTAAGCCAGCTTGGGGGATAGCTCCTGCGCCAGCGCCAACAGGTGGGGATACAATTGGCGGTAAGACACCTTGACTTACAAAATGATCTACGGATAATCCGTGCGCAAAAGTCTGATAGCCGCCTAAATAGGAACCCTCAATTAAACCGCCGGTTATCGCACCTATGCCAAAGCCGATACCACCGGCTTTCATTGCATCACCAAAGCTTCCACCTGAACCCAATGTCTCACCGAAGGCACCGCCAAAACCCGCGGTTCCCATCTCAGCGGCGCCGATGAGGAAACCACCGCCAAAGGTATAAGTTGATTCGCCAAGGCCTTTCGCTATGCCGGTGGCCCAACCAACACCCGCCATCCCGCCTAAGATACCGCCTGCTAACCCACCTGCAAAACCACCCCAGTTCCCGGTGTTGACCGCATTACCGAAGGAATTAAACAAATTAAACAGCTGGAAGCCAAACATCATGTTGCCGGTAAGGAGAGTACCAAGGATTCCAGCTATGATACCGAAAAACTTACCGAAGTGCTTCTTAAACCACCCATGACCTGTCGGATCAACCAGGTTGATCGGATTGTTATTGCAATAGGAGTAGCGGTTGAGGGTTTGCGGATTGTAGGAATCCTGGACTATGGTATCCGCTTGGGTGAAGCGGCCGATGGTTGGGTCGTAGTAGCGGGCGCCGTAGTAATACAACCCGCTCTGGTCGAGCTCTTTGCCGTTGTAGTAGCGGTTAGCGGCGACTGATCTGTCGTCAGGGGTTGGCGAGCCGGAAACAAACTCTCCATACGGTGCGTAGTGGGCCTCCTGGACAATCGCACCGCTGTTATTGGTGATGACGCTGGAGGAGCCGAGGTGATCGCTATGGAAATATGAAATTACTTCGTTGGTACCTTCAATATTATCTTGCAGTGGTGAGCTAGTTATTGTGCAGATACGGTTGCTTCCCAAAAAGATATGTTTAGTACGTTTCGTCAATAAAGCCGCTGAAATAGCCCTAACAATGGAATTATCACCATTGCCTGAACCTGTGGTAATCTCATATAGAGAACCAACATATTTGGTAGCTATGTCCCCTGCTGTCTTCTTCACCCTTCCGCCGTCGCCGTCGTAGGCGTAAGAAGCGAGGGTCTCCAGCGTAGAAACCGGCTGGCTGGTAACAGTAAGGGCGGCGCCGTTTGAAGAGGTAACGTAGACATAATAGTTTCTGTTAACTTCCAGTGCCTCAAAGTCATTGAATTTCGCGATACCCACGTAGTGCTCGTAGCTTTGCGTGCTGGTATTGTAGCGGGAGATCTGGTCAAATTCTCCTTTTATCGGCGCGAAGATCTGGTCTATACGGCTGTCTTCCGGCAGACGCGGGAAGAAAATGAGGTTCCAGCCCTGATGCAGCTCATAGGTGTCTATCCCGTCGTCAAACGCTCCTCTCTCTATACAGGTGAGCCGGTTCTCTATGTCATAGATGAAGTTCTGGCCTGCCTTGACCGTCATGTTGCCGTTGGCGTCGTATTCAAACTCCGTGCCGTCGGAAAGCGCCCTTACCGCGTGGGGCTTGTTGCGGCTGTCGTAGGTGAATGTCAGGCCGTCTTTTTCAATGATGTTGCCTATGGAATCGTAATCATAGGACTTTACGCCGTAGGCGCCTTGCGCCTGCGTGAGCCGGCCCAGGTCATCATAGGTAAAGGACTGATCAAAAGAGCGGTTCTTGTTGTCGGTTATGTTGCTTATATTGCCGTCGTTGTAGAAATCATAATGCAAACTTTGGAGCGTGCCGGCGCTGGACTCTGTTGATATATCTGAAAGCCGCAGCATATTGTCGTAGGCGTAATCGGTAACCGCGCCGTTACCATAGGTAATGCTCTTGATCTGGCCTGTAGAGTGATAAATGACATTCTGGACAATGGTTCCCTGGGGGATGTTAGAAACTGACGTTGTATCTTCCGCAATGCGCTCCTGGCCGGGCGGGGTAAAGTTTGAGTTCCAGCGGGCAATGCCTTTTGAGACGCGGAATTCATCAAGCCGGCCGTCAAGGTGATGCTTGCCTTCCATATCCACGCTGATCTTTAGCGGCGCGTTGGAATCGGGCATTGTCCCAAAAGGACTATACGCCGTCACATTAAGCGCGGCTCCGTTCAGGAACATACGGCAGGCGCTCCCGTCCCTTACCACCGCGAAATGATACCAGGTATCAGTGGTGACGTTAAAACCGGAACCTACAAAGTCGCCCGCGTAAACCCCTTCGGACAGCGCGCTAAAGCCCGCGTTCCCTGCCGGCGGATTGAGAGTAATATACCAAAGGTTTTTGTAATCACTGTCGGTTTGCTGGGCGATCGTAACGGAGGACGCCATAGTATTAAACTTGACCCAGAAATCTATGGTGAAGTCACCGCTGCCAAAATTCCAGCCCTCGTTGTCGGTTATTGAAAGATAGCTTCCTTCCTTCCCGTCTAATAGAAGCGAGCCGCTGCCGAATCTCTGCTCCTGGGTATCTATATAGGCGTTGCCAGAGAAGGCCACCGGATTACCCAGGTCGTCAAAGGTAAATGTGTCGCCCTGGCTGCCGTCAAATCCCAGCTGCAGCCGCGTATAGCTGTCGGGATTGGCGTATGTATCAGGCAGAGACGCGACATCGGGCGGCTGTCCGGGATTTATATTACGGTTACCGGCTTCGGAGCCGTTCCCGGTAACGTGCACGGCTCCCTGCGGGCCGTAGGCATACCATACGCGCGATGAATCGGGATAGATCACTGAAGTAAGCCGGTCAAGCGGGTCGTAGGCGCGTTCAACCGTATACGAAACGCCGTCTATTGACTTGAGCGACTTGACTTCCCTGCCCAGGTTGTCATAGAAGAAATCAGTTGAGCCGGATGGATAGGTCACGCGGGAAAGCCGGCCGATGCAATTTTGTTTGGAAGAATCATCGTAGGCGTACGCCGCTAATATTGTTGAGTCGGTATATTTTCTGGTCAGGCGGTTCAGGGCATCGTAGTCAAATCTTAACACCTGGCCTTTCGCGTCGGTCTGATTCATAAGGTTGCCGGCCGCGTCATATTCATAACGCCACTCCCCCATATCCGGGTCGTTCATATAGAGTTTTCTGCCGAGGGAGTCGTAGGTTATTCGCGTGGTATTGCCTTGATCATCAACAATCCCGGTTAAGTTACCCAGTGGATCATAAACATACCTGGTGGTGTATTGCGCGCCTTCATTAAATTCCCGCGCCTGGGCCACCCTGCCGAAGCTGTCGGATACAGTGGTCTTATAACGGCCTGCCTCATCGGTCACGGTCACCTCTAAGCCGTTATACGCGGTTGATACGTACGTCCCATCGGGATTGGTAACCCGGCTTATTCTGCCCGCGGGGTCATAGTCATAGACGACCTTGGTGATATCGGAGATGACGTCTCTGTTAAGCTGGGCGCTGGAGCGGACATAGTAGGGCCGGTATTTCTCTTTGGCTCTGCCTGCCGCGTCGTAAACCACCCTGCCTGAAACCACCTGTTTGCCTGATTCGTTCGCCGGCGACTTCTCCTGCATCAGGCGGCCCAGGCCGTCAAAAAATGAGTAAGAGTGATAATAGCCGGCCGGTTGAGAAGAATATTTTACCTTCTTTATGACCTTGACCGGGCTGGTGTCCAGCCGGTATTCATAAGAAACTGCGGGATACTCCTCGGTATCATTTGGGCCGACTACCTTCCAGAGCCGGCCGAGCTTATCGTAGATGTTCCTGGTCGTCTGGCCGTTGGGGTCGGTGGTGGACTTTACCTGGCCGAACAGGCCAAAGCCGAAACCGTTACTTTCATTTACGCCGTAGTATTCGGTCTTAACTGTGTGGCCCAGGGCATTACGCACCTCAACCGGAAAGGCGCGGTAGGTGTTATCATAAATAGTAGTGGTGACATTCCCCTTAGGGTCGGTCGTCTTTACAAGGTTGCCGTAATCGGCATAGAGCGGATCTGATGAAGACAGGCCATTATCATACGTATAGCCCGAAGTGTATAATGTATCGCTGTTTGTCAGGGGGTTGTGGCAGGTGACCGCCTCGGATGACGGCTGGCCGTTAGAATTGTACGCGACGGATTTCCTGTTCCAGGTAGTGTCATCTGAAATTACATTTACCTCGTGCGGCAAGCCAACTATCCATCTGTCCCGCCTGGAATTGTCAAATATCGTCAGCGTTATCCTGTCATCCGAGCCAATAGACAGGTCGCCCAATTCAGTAACCTGCGCGCGGGAAACCAGTCCGTTCTCAAGCGCGATCGCCGTGGTAGAAGCGGTATTAACCAGAGAAGATCCCGCGCCGTCATATATATAGGTATCCTGGCGCGCCGCGTAAGGCAGATAGCTTCTGCCTGCTACAGCATCGGCCTCATTAACATCGCCGCCTGAAGAGACGTCTTTTATCCGCCATTGTGTCAGCTGACGGGAATAGATGTTGCCTGAAGGGTCCTTTGTCAGCGCCTCTTTGGCCCTGCCTTTTAATATTTCTCCCTGCTCAAAGTATGTTTCTGTGTAATTGCCTTCCGCGTCGGTCGTCTTAACGTAACCGAAGCCGCGGAAGTCCTTATCCGGGATATCGTAAAGCCCGCCCGCGTAGAAATAGGACGTCCTGTAAGAACTCCCCTGGCCGTCCGAAACCAAACTCGCCGTAAGCACAGGAAGCGTAAACGGCAGATCGGTCTGCTCATCGCCGCCCTTATTGTCAAACCGCGAAGAAGCCCCGTATTCAAGGTCTAAAGATCCGCCCAAACCATTCTCTACCTTGCGAAGCAGATCAGGAAACTCTCCCTGTGACAGCGCCAGCTCTAAATTACCCGAAGCGCCGTAGGCGAAGAAGTCGGTCAGGCCGTCGCCGTTATAATCCGCCGACTGGATCTGCGATGTGGGATCGCTGAAAATAACATAGAGGTTTACTTCCTTTATATCGCCAAAACACAGCCCTTTTGACGGCTTATAAAACATCCTGCCGGTAGAATAATCATAATAGCCGATATCGGTCAGCCCGTCTGAATTAAAGTCGGAGACCACAAAGTTTTTCTTCGCGCCGAATCCGGAAACAACTTCCAGATCCCTGAACTGCGAATCCAACTGGCCGGTATTCAGGGCTATCTGCCAGTTTCCGCTGTCATAATTAAAGGAACCGATATCTGCCAGGCCGTCGGCGTTAAAGTCGCCTGTAAAGGGAATATCGTTCTCGCCTCCCGCCTCGCGCTCAGTAGGAAGTATCTCCAGGCCGCCGCCTATATAAACGGCGTATTTAGAATAAAGCTTGCCTCCCGACTTATAGAAAACGCAGACATCCGTCAGTCCGTCGGCGTTAAAGTCGCCTGTGCCGTATTGCCAATCCCTATCCATCCCCGAAAGCCGCACCCCCGCGTCAACGAACTTCTTGCCGTCCGATAAGGCAAGCCTCATGCTGCCTCCGGTAGAACTGATGCCTGCGGCATCTGTCCTGCCGTCGCCGTTAAAGTCGCCTAAAAGAAGTCTGCCGTCTTTGGCAAAGTCCTCAATCCACGCCTCTTTGGGAAGGAATGCCGTGCCGTTGGATAATGACACCATCACCTTGCCGGAAGAAGGGATGAACGTACCCGCGTCTGCCAGGCCGTCGGCGTTAAAATCGCAGGAGAGCTGAGGCAGGATTACCTGCGTAGAATTCATCAGATCAACGTTATCCGCAAGGGCGTAATTCAGGTCGCAATTAATACTTTCGTGTTGATTATACGCGGTGATCTCAATAAGGTTATAGCCCTCTTTTAAATGCCACGGCTCGCCGGCAACGCTGCGAGAATAGTCGCCGTTCAGCCAGACCGCGTCAATACCCCTGAGCGGCACGTTAAGTGTCTTTGGCTGCTTTACGTAGACATAAGT
Proteins encoded in this region:
- a CDS encoding SpvB/TcaC N-terminal domain-containing protein, translating into MKKPLIFKPISLVLIVAHLFVFCLRDAAYANEAPASAAPSPVTTEELMGYGSGENISSSGSQARPLSIDAPGAAPMPENLIKSFHLDPYSGSPVISFPIYAPAGRKGIQPNLALSYSASSGNDLLGVGWRMDMGCIERSTKKGVPKYDSTDTFICSLGGSASELVSVGANEYRSRIEGDFMKFAFDGTSWSARDKQGNTYYFGLDSVLSDRSREYEGTDVFRWRLSEIKDINGNYLFIKYLENGSFEVRYTGKPGTDRGGYGDASQGLSLRVEAEVETEEREDPIENYRSGFKIETRRRLKAVNVYSNTGLIRKYVFGYKYSKKTGRSLLRTVTEYGSDGTTAMPALTFTYQDNPEPIYSVSIITDDPTKGDNLWNCRFDGGFDYGHDNFGPVPGPAFEPVFGVKWVEGPYVKSSGSWSNGSWSIESNGNLHFSSSQDAANWFWTYVYVKQPKTLNVPLRGIDAVWLNGDYSRSVAGEPWHLKEGYNLIEITAYNQHESINCDLNYALADNVDLMNSTQVILPQLSCDFNADGLADAGTFIPSSGKVMVSLSNGTAFLPKEAWIEDFAKDGRLLLGDFNGDGRTDAAGISSTGGSMRLALSDGKKFVDAGVRLSGMDRDWQYGTGDFNADGLTDVCVFYKSGGKLYSKYAVYIGGGLEILPTEREAGGENDIPFTGDFNADGLADIGSFNYDSGNWQIALNTGQLDSQFRDLEVVSGFGAKKNFVVSDFNSDGLTDIGYYDYSTGRMFYKPSKGLCFGDIKEVNLYVIFSDPTSQIQSADYNGDGLTDFFAYGASGNLELALSQGEFPDLLRKVENGLGGSLDLEYGASSRFDNKGGDEQTDLPFTLPVLTASLVSDGQGSSYRTSYFYAGGLYDIPDKDFRGFGYVKTTDAEGNYTETYFEQGEILKGRAKEALTKDPSGNIYSRQLTQWRIKDVSSGGDVNEADAVAGRSYLPYAARQDTYIYDGAGSSLVNTASTTAIALENGLVSRAQVTELGDLSIGSDDRITLTIFDNSRRDRWIVGLPHEVNVISDDTTWNRKSVAYNSNGQPSSEAVTCHNPLTNSDTLYTSGYTYDNGLSSSDPLYADYGNLVKTTDPKGNVTTTIYDNTYRAFPVEVRNALGHTVKTEYYGVNESNGFGFGLFGQVKSTTDPNGQTTRNIYDKLGRLWKVVGPNDTEEYPAVSYEYRLDTSPVKVIKKVKYSSQPAGYYHSYSFFDGLGRLMQEKSPANESGKQVVSGRVVYDAAGRAKEKYRPYYVRSSAQLNRDVISDITKVVYDYDPAGRISRVTNPDGTYVSTAYNGLEVTVTDEAGRYKTTVSDSFGRVAQAREFNEGAQYTTRYVYDPLGNLTGIVDDQGNTTRITYDSLGRKLYMNDPDMGEWRYEYDAAGNLMNQTDAKGQVLRFDYDALNRLTRKYTDSTILAAYAYDDSSKQNCIGRLSRVTYPSGSTDFFYDNLGREVKSLKSIDGVSYTVERAYDPLDRLTSVIYPDSSRVWYAYGPQGAVHVTGNGSEAGNRNINPGQPPDVASLPDTYANPDSYTRLQLGFDGSQGDTFTFDDLGNPVAFSGNAYIDTQEQRFGSGSLLLDGKEGSYLSITDNEGWNFGSGDFTIDFWVKFNTMASSVTIAQQTDSDYKNLWYITLNPPAGNAGFSALSEGVYAGDFVGSGFNVTTDTWYHFAVVRDGSACRMFLNGAALNVTAYSPFGTMPDSNAPLKISVDMEGKHHLDGRLDEFRVSKGIARWNSNFTPPGQERIAEDTTSVSNIPQGTIVQNVIYHSTGQIKSITYGNGAVTDYAYDNMLRLSDISTESSAGTLQSLHYDFYNDGNISNITDNKNRSFDQSFTYDDLGRLTQAQGAYGVKSYDYDSIGNIIEKDGLTFTYDSRNKPHAVRALSDGTEFEYDANGNMTVKAGQNFIYDIENRLTCIERGAFDDGIDTYELHQGWNLIFFPRLPEDSRIDQIFAPIKGEFDQISRYNTSTQSYEHYVGIAKFNDFEALEVNRNYYVYVTSSNGAALTVTSQPVSTLETLASYAYDGDGGRVKKTAGDIATKYVGSLYEITTGSGNGDNSIVRAISAALLTKRTKHIFLGSNRICTITSSPLQDNIEGTNEVISYFHSDHLGSSSVITNNSGAIVQEAHYAPYGEFVSGSPTPDDRSVAANRYYNGKELDQSGLYYYGARYYDPTIGRFTQADTIVQDSYNPQTLNRYSYCNNNPINLVDPTGHGWFKKHFGKFFGIIAGILGTLLTGNMMFGFQLFNLFNSFGNAVNTGNWGGFAGGLAGGILGGMAGVGWATGIAKGLGESTYTFGGGFLIGAAEMGTAGFGGAFGETLGSGGSFGDAMKAGGIGFGIGAITGGLIEGSYLGGYQTFAHGLSVDHFVSQGVLPPIVSPPVGAGAGAIPQAGLAAEATASTARSTKRYGWGRYLHGTDKVSAALIRKSPWGLNPDSYVTLHNAIDPATGKMAMRLNPAEFRRFVSQPRAGVGEWFVDVLAPNNAVFRLPNTGGGAPQFQIHGENRVIDAYPNPN